The Aquidulcibacter paucihalophilus genome has a window encoding:
- a CDS encoding DNA polymerase III subunit gamma/tau encodes MSDADPNPDGPPWDDDAPDADVVERDPDTDDMFGSPEPAGMREAEAAAAPEPAPKPKAKAAPSADTGPAAHADDGAAYTVLARKYRPHTFEDLIGQEAMVRTLTNAFATGRIAHAFMLTGVRGVGKTTTARLLARALNNETDVIDRPSLALTDQGRHDASIMAGQHMDVVEMDAASHTGIDGIRDIIESVRYAPVEARYKVYVLDEVHMLSNQAFNALLKTLEEPPPHAKFIFATTEIRKVPVTILSRCQRFDLRRVEPEILVEHLARIADREGMKIEQDALALIARAAEGSVRDGLSLLDQALVQGDRGETVKTEVVRDMLGLADRSQTIALFESIMAGRTPEALELFRTLYGYGADPVQVTNDLLEHCHAASVAKMLGPQATRLPNDQAQKLTALGAVISAGTLARVWQMLLRALDEVRRAPNPADAVEMAIVRLAYAADLPGPEEALKALRDGEPMPGGGGSRGPSGGGGGGGASAQLAALPVAAPSLPDPQSFEQVVALIGEKREVGLQMDVQRFVRPVAFKPGAITYESLDGAPIDLARKLAARLKDWTGRTWLIAANGQGGGETMIEVDRRKRSEQRAEIEADPFVVAVMQAFPGAVIGEIKTLAPAVELPAIPDESPDLDD; translated from the coding sequence ATGAGCGATGCCGACCCGAATCCCGACGGCCCTCCGTGGGACGATGACGCCCCCGACGCGGACGTCGTCGAGCGCGATCCCGACACCGACGACATGTTCGGCTCGCCGGAACCCGCCGGCATGCGCGAGGCCGAGGCCGCCGCCGCGCCGGAGCCCGCCCCGAAGCCGAAAGCCAAGGCCGCCCCGTCCGCGGACACCGGTCCCGCCGCCCATGCCGACGACGGCGCGGCCTATACCGTCCTGGCCCGCAAATACCGGCCGCACACCTTCGAGGACCTGATCGGCCAGGAGGCCATGGTCCGCACCCTGACCAATGCCTTCGCCACCGGCCGCATCGCCCACGCCTTCATGCTCACCGGCGTCCGGGGGGTCGGCAAGACGACCACCGCCCGCCTGCTGGCCCGCGCGCTGAATAACGAGACCGACGTCATCGACCGCCCGTCGCTCGCCCTGACCGACCAGGGCCGCCACGACGCCTCCATCATGGCCGGCCAGCATATGGACGTGGTCGAGATGGATGCCGCCTCCCACACGGGCATCGACGGCATCCGCGACATCATCGAGAGCGTCCGCTACGCCCCGGTCGAGGCCCGCTACAAGGTCTACGTTCTCGACGAAGTCCACATGCTGTCGAACCAGGCCTTCAACGCCCTGCTGAAGACGCTGGAAGAGCCCCCGCCCCACGCCAAATTCATCTTCGCCACCACCGAGATCCGCAAGGTGCCGGTGACCATCCTGAGCCGCTGCCAGCGTTTCGACCTGCGCCGCGTCGAGCCGGAAATCCTCGTCGAACACCTCGCCCGCATCGCCGACCGCGAGGGGATGAAGATCGAGCAGGACGCCCTGGCCCTGATCGCTCGTGCCGCCGAGGGATCGGTCCGCGACGGCTTGTCCCTGCTGGATCAGGCGCTGGTCCAGGGCGACCGCGGCGAGACGGTGAAGACCGAGGTCGTGCGCGACATGCTCGGCCTCGCCGACCGCAGCCAGACCATCGCCCTGTTCGAATCGATCATGGCCGGCCGCACGCCCGAAGCGCTGGAGCTGTTCCGCACCCTCTACGGCTATGGTGCCGATCCGGTGCAGGTGACCAACGACCTGCTGGAACACTGCCACGCCGCCTCGGTGGCCAAGATGCTGGGGCCACAGGCGACCCGCCTGCCCAATGACCAGGCCCAGAAGCTGACCGCGCTGGGCGCGGTGATCTCGGCCGGCACCCTGGCCCGGGTCTGGCAAATGCTGCTGCGGGCGCTGGACGAGGTCCGGCGCGCGCCCAACCCCGCCGACGCCGTCGAAATGGCCATCGTCCGCCTCGCCTACGCCGCTGACCTGCCGGGTCCGGAAGAGGCGCTCAAGGCCCTGCGCGACGGCGAGCCCATGCCCGGCGGTGGCGGCTCACGCGGTCCTTCCGGTGGCGGGGGCGGCGGCGGGGCCTCTGCCCAGCTGGCTGCGCTTCCAGTCGCCGCGCCTTCGCTTCCCGACCCCCAGTCGTTCGAACAGGTGGTGGCCCTGATCGGAGAGAAGCGCGAGGTGGGCCTGCAGATGGATGTGCAGCGCTTCGTCCGCCCCGTCGCCTTCAAGCCCGGCGCCATCACCTATGAAAGCCTCGACGGTGCGCCGATCGATCTGGCGCGCAAGCTGGCGGCGCGGCTCAAGGACTGGACCGGCCGCACCTGGCTGATCGCCGCCAACGGCCAGGGTGGCGGCGAGACCATGATCGAGGTCGACCGGCGCAAACGCTCCGAGCAAAGGGCCGAAATCGAGGCCGACCCCTTCGTCGTCGCGGTGATGCAGGCCTTCCCCGGTGCCGTCATTGGCGAGATCAAGACCCTGGCACCGGCGGTCGAACTGCCGGCCATCCCGGACGAGTCCCCGGACCTCGACGACTGA